A stretch of the Lolium perenne isolate Kyuss_39 chromosome 3, Kyuss_2.0, whole genome shotgun sequence genome encodes the following:
- the LOC127342251 gene encoding protein TRIGALACTOSYLDIACYLGLYCEROL 4, chloroplastic yields the protein MLRQMRWMTDREGRWELDLESPATMEGTARPVPGDPLPLGLSRGPRVTRTKQLDFFHRFMASPLVPTFSASRAGLSLHHAHLFHLAQNWSFTILEQLHVQKLVAAVKDKLSSRQEGVPWSNDLKRHLHQVMSLGVGTELLITPDTTLLLELYNIKKGDRGKAIIHHKFPQQNLTLAASWPGLFVDKQGVYWDVPLSLSADLASAGSSSGFSYHLLLQQNSGEPKCFGGDETIEVPLALLPGLCAKAAMSLKKSIDVWRKKEDKLKMVQPYDVFLSDPHVSFTGIVGAVASGSFGDCSKRISVPEETRKSNAFRMFRERNKFAAFADLFASVNFTAQHGNFQRLFLDLTRVSARFDISSGSLFLRGASHLAQDFFFSRRPDLETFCDVCPDVIVSLQQQIVGPFSFRVESSVAIDPRSEEHFVRVDDSVFAIDWALKVLGSAKATAWYSPKHQEAMVELRFLEA from the exons atgttgCGGCAGATGCGCTGGATGACGGACAGGGAAGGGAGGTGGGAGCTGGACCTGGAGTCCCCGGCGACGATGGAGGGCACGGCTCGCCCTGTGCCAGGCGACCCGCTGCCCCTCGGCCTCTCGCGGGGGCCCCGTGTCACCCGCACCAAGCAGCTCGACTTCTTCCACCGCTTCATGGCCTCTCCGCTCGTCCCCACCTTCTCCGCCTCCCgcgccggcctctccctccaccacgcCCACCTCTTCCATCTCGCCCAAAACTG GTCTTTTACTATCTTGGAGCAGCTTCATGTACAGAAGCTTGTGGCAGCCGTGAAAGACAAGTTGTCAAGTCGGCAAGAAGGGGTCCCCTGGTCCAATGATCTCAAGAGACATTTGCACCAAGTTATGTCTCTAGGTGTTGGCACGGAACTATTGATCACGCCAGACACCACTTTGCTGCTGGAGCTGTACAATATCAAGAAGGGGGATCGAGGCAAAGCGATTATTCACCACAAG TTTCCTCAACAAAATCTTACACTAGCGGCATCTTGGCCTGGATTATTTGTTGATAAACAAGGGGTGTATTGGGATGTGCCTTTATCATTATCAGCTGACCTTGCTTCAGCTGGCTCCAGTTCTGGATTCAGTTATCATCTATTGCTTCAGCAGAATAGTGGGGAACCGAAATGTTTTGGTGGTGATGAAACCATTGAAGTTCCTCTTGCCCTGCTACCTGGATTGTGTGCTAAGGCAGCTATGTCCCTCAAGAAAAGCATCGATGTTTGGAGGAAGAAAGAAGATAAGCTAAAAATGGTTCAGCCGTATGATGTATTTCTCTCAGACCCTCATGTTTCATTCACTGGGATCGTTG GTGCAGTAGCCAGTGGTTCTTTCGGGGATTGTTCAAAAAGAATATCTGTGCCGGAAGAAACACGAAAAAGTAACGCCTTCAGAATGTTCCGCGAGAGGAATAAATTTGCTGCTTTTGCAGACCTTTTTGCGTCTGTTAATTTTACAGCTCAACATGGGAATTTTCAGAGGCTTTTCCTAGATTTGACAAGGGTCAGTGCCCGATTTGATATATCCTCAGGATCTTTGTTTCTACGTGGTGCTTCTCATCTAGCGCAAGACTTTTTCTTCTCTAGACGGCCTGATTTAGAGACATTCTGCGATGTTTGTCCAGATGTGATTGTTTCTCTTCAACAACAG ATAGTTGGGCCGTTCAGCTTTCGTGTTGAATCCTCTGTTGCCATTGACCCAAGAAGTGAAGAGCATTTTGTTCGAGTGGACGACTCGGTCTTTGCTATTGATTGGGCTCTGAAGGTTCTGGGTTCAGCAAAGGCCACAGCTTGGTATTCCCCCAAGCACCAGGAAGCAATGGTGGAGCTTCGTTTCTTGGAGGCCTGA